A window of ANME-2 cluster archaeon genomic DNA:
GGTTCACATAGCAGTACCAGTGCTTTCGCGATCTGGATGCATTCCTTAACTATCCTGTTGCATGCATTGGGGTCCTGTTTTATCAGGTGCCATGGTTCATTTGACTGGAAATGGGTGTTGCCATAGGAAGAAAGGCCCATTATTATATCAGTGGCCTTTTTGAACTCATATTCGTCCATGGCTTCTATCACATTATGGATGGTCTTACGTATTTCATCAAGGATATCGGGGGAAACCTGTCCTTCGGGTACCACACCAAAATTATTATTGGCAAAATGCAGTGTACGGTACAGGAAATTACCCAGTGAACCAACCAGTTCGTTGTTCACTTTTTCCTGTAATACGGTCCATGAAAAATTTAATTCCTTTGTATGCGAGGTGTAACTGGCAAGGTAATATCGCAGCAGGTCAGGATGGAAGCCGTGGTCAAGGTAGTCTTCATTCACCCACACCACATATCCCCTGCTCTTGCTGAAGGTCTTGTCTTCGATCTTCACCATACCTGAAGCTATCACGGCCCAGGGCAGTGAATAACCTGCACCCTTCAACATGGCGGGCCAGAATATGCAGTGATGGTATGCTATGTCCAGGCCAATGAAGTGAATGATGCGGGAGTCGCCCTGCCATATTTGCTTCCAGTCCAATCCGGCAATGTTGCAATACTCTTCTGTGAACGAGATATAACCGATAGGTGCATCCACCCAGACATATACTACCAGGTTCTCATGCCCGGGAAACCTGACACCCCATTCAAGGTTGCGGGTAATACACCAGTCCTTAAGTTCATTTTGCACCCATTCCCTGGCATAATTACGGGCATTTGTTGTGCCTCCCAGGGTATCCAGGTATTCGAGCAGGAAATCCTTGAATGATGATAACTTGAAAAAGAAATGCTCTTGTTCACGGTATTCTGCCTTGCTCCCACAGACCTTGCAGATAGGGTCACGGATCTCTCCAGGCTCCAGGTGCCTGCCGCATCCCTGGTCGCATTCATCGCCCCTGGCCTGCGATTCACAGTAGGGGCAGGTACCTTCCACATACCTGTCAGGTAAGGACCGCTCGCAGTGGGGGCAGTAGGCAAGGTCTATTTTCTTTGGATATACATACTTATTTTCAATGAGCTTGTTTACTATCTCATTGGTGCGATTATGGTTTGCAGGGTCGTTTGTGCTGCCAAAAATGTCGAACTTTATCCCCAGTTTCTTAAAAACGTCGTTAAAGTGATGGTGATATTGTTCTATGAACTGTTCAGGCGTCGAGCCTGCTTGCTCAGCACTGACCACTATGGGTGTGCCGTGAGTATCTGAACCGCAGACAAAGGTTGTATCCTGGCCCTGTTTGTGCAATGACCTGACAAATATATCTGCAGGGATATATGTGCGCAGGTGTCCGATGTGGCACTTGCCGTTAGCATAAGGCAGTCCACACGTGACCAGCACCGGTTTAGTACTTGGGAAATTTGACATTGAATTGTTATCCTCCAGTATAGTATCAGTATTATAAGGTATAATTAATGTGATATGATACACAGGAATGTATTTTGGCTGTAAAATATGTTTCCCTGCTTGTCGATGGAAACTACAAGAAAATCCCTGCTACCCTCGGATTTACTTGAGCACATAGTATTATACTTTATGTACTAAGATAAAGTAATGAGTCGATGAAGTGCCCGAAGGTACAC
This region includes:
- the metG gene encoding methionine--tRNA ligase, which codes for MSNFPSTKPVLVTCGLPYANGKCHIGHLRTYIPADIFVRSLHKQGQDTTFVCGSDTHGTPIVVSAEQAGSTPEQFIEQYHHHFNDVFKKLGIKFDIFGSTNDPANHNRTNEIVNKLIENKYVYPKKIDLAYCPHCERSLPDRYVEGTCPYCESQARGDECDQGCGRHLEPGEIRDPICKVCGSKAEYREQEHFFFKLSSFKDFLLEYLDTLGGTTNARNYAREWVQNELKDWCITRNLEWGVRFPGHENLVVYVWVDAPIGYISFTEEYCNIAGLDWKQIWQGDSRIIHFIGLDIAYHHCIFWPAMLKGAGYSLPWAVIASGMVKIEDKTFSKSRGYVVWVNEDYLDHGFHPDLLRYYLASYTSHTKELNFSWTVLQEKVNNELVGSLGNFLYRTLHFANNNFGVVPEGQVSPDILDEIRKTIHNVIEAMDEYEFKKATDIIMGLSSYGNTHFQSNEPWHLIKQDPNACNRIVKECIQIAKALVLLCEPVIPAKMQEAWEQLGLEGDVSNMTYDEALVELESGRSLPKPEILFNKIDDKKIEEMEKIMNRRVAEAKAKEEKAPSATTQVEKITFEDFKTMDIRIGTVVMAEKISGSDKLLKLQVDIGEPEPRQVVAGIAQTHEPGEIVDRQVVLLANMKPAKLFGVESNGMIMAADENGAVLLNPERKVKNGTSVR